In Actinomycetes bacterium, the DNA window TGAGCTCGTCAGCGGGCAGGTGCCGCAGGTAGGCCAGTGAGCTGTAGCCGGTTCCGTAGTCGTCGATCGACGTCCGGACGCCGAGCTGGCGCAACTCGGCGAGCACGGTCCGACCGCGCTCGGGATCGGCCATGAGGGTGTCCTCGACCAGTTCCAGCGTCAACGCCCGCGCCGGCAGTCCGTGCCGCATCAAGGCGGAGGCGACCTTGGCCGGCAGCTCCAGGTCGGTGACGTTCGCCGCCGACAGGTTCACCGATACCGGCAGTTCGGTGTCCGCCCACCAGCGTCGGGCCGCGGCCAGTGACAGCTCGAGCACCGTGTCGGCGAGCGGCCGCAGGAGGCCGGCCTGCTCCGCCGCCGGCAGCATGTCGGCGGGGGAAAGCATCCCTCGGGTCGGGTGGCGCCAGCGAATCAGGGCCTCGGTGCCCACGACCTGGCCGGTCCGGAGGTCCACCTGGGGCTGCAGGAAGATCAAGAGCTCGTCGCCCGAGAGCGCGGTCCGCAGGTCCTCCATGGTGCGCAGCCGGTCACCGCCGGCCGCCCGGGTGACGGGGTCGGCGACGTAGACATGGACGCCCTCGCGCCCGGCCTTGGCCGTGTACATCGCCACGTCGGCACAGTGCAGCAGTTCCTGCACGCTGGCTGCGGGCACGGGGGTGGCCGAGACGCCGATGCTGACGCCGACGTGCACCAGGGTGTCCTCCACCGTGAAGGGCTGGAGCAGCAGGTCGTGAAGGCGCTCGCCGAGGGCCCGCGCCTCGTCCAGGCCCGTGCCGGGCAGCAGGACGGCGAACTCGTCGCCACCAAGTCGAGCGAGAAGGTCGTCCGCGCGGAGGGAGTAGCGCAGGCGTGGGCCGACCTGACGCAGCAGGTCGTCGCCGGCGGAGTGCCCGAGGCTGTCGTTGACCTGCTTGAACCCGTCGAGGTCGAGCAGGAGCAGAGCCGCGGGACGGCCGGCGGTGGCCGAGGCAACGGTTCGCTCGGCCCGTTCCAGCAGTGCGCGGCGGTTGGCCAGACCGGTCAGCTCGTCGGTGCGGGCCTCCCGCTTCATCTGGTTGAAGCCACGGACCTCACGGAAGGTCGCGCCGATGCGCACAATGCCGGCCAGCACACACCCGATGGCCAGCCAGGCCGAGACGGCCGGCATCGGGTGGGTCCATCCCGAGGCGAGGACGCCGAGGCTGACCTGGGCGCAGATCAGGGGCACGGCGAGCAGTCGCCAGCCGAGGCGGGAACCTCCGTTGCAGTCTGACGGCGCAGGCCGCTCGCACGCACTGGTCGCCGCCACCGCGGCAAGGACCACGCCCACCAACCAGCCGAGCTCGAGCAGACCGCCATCCATGTACGCGCCCCGGACCTTCAGAGCGAAGAGCGTGACATCCGCCGCAAAGACGCACGCCA includes these proteins:
- a CDS encoding bifunctional diguanylate cyclase/phosphodiesterase; this translates as MVSLAGYLALYVTVLGLIRVRVARFHPSMWLDGLIGALGGLSAGVAFVLGPYLYPGPGQRVVALVELTGPITDVLLLAMLVAVGAILGVRIDRTLLVLTVALACVFAADVTLFALKVRGAYMDGGLLELGWLVGVVLAAVAATSACERPAPSDCNGGSRLGWRLLAVPLICAQVSLGVLASGWTHPMPAVSAWLAIGCVLAGIVRIGATFREVRGFNQMKREARTDELTGLANRRALLERAERTVASATAGRPAALLLLDLDGFKQVNDSLGHSAGDDLLRQVGPRLRYSLRADDLLARLGGDEFAVLLPGTGLDEARALGERLHDLLLQPFTVEDTLVHVGVSIGVSATPVPAASVQELLHCADVAMYTAKAGREGVHVYVADPVTRAAGGDRLRTMEDLRTALSGDELLIFLQPQVDLRTGQVVGTEALIRWRHPTRGMLSPADMLPAAEQAGLLRPLADTVLELSLAAARRWWADTELPVSVNLSAANVTDLELPAKVASALMRHGLPARALTLELVEDTLMADPERGRTVLAELRQLGVRTSIDDYGTGYSSLAYLRHLPADELKLDRSLTADVDSDPRAAAIVQHTAALAHDLGLNLVAEGVEDLSTSAALAKLGCDVAQGYAIARPMSVDDFLVWLIASEPLMVDGMPVPPSSDPRLGAGPRPADSCPSHTPGARGSAVVPKPRASFVVS